The following are encoded together in the Malaya genurostris strain Urasoe2022 chromosome 3, Malgen_1.1, whole genome shotgun sequence genome:
- the LOC131436064 gene encoding testis-specific serine/threonine-protein kinase 3-like isoform X2 — MMLCSTKFKRKFLPRELEVLLRVHHPHIIRIQAIVKCHSKIFIFMRYAELGDLLTFVLAHGPIGENQSRIWSRQMALALQYLHEAGIAHRDLKCENILITTNFNVKLSDFGFARHIMKDGMVTLSSTFCGSFDYAAPEILKGQPYDARASDMWAYGVLLYVMLNKSMPFKGKTKMVFEQQMARKWQFRSRVRHKLSSQVKSLVGNLLEPNPIIRWSVAEILISDWFMNVPKLRALNMDEFDALAKARSSTRNSRDILDVQSKLNVSDSDVITTIKETAGESVEIFESKHSLKTSTIQLLEGESTDGCAKKDDQEDGQCSLEVRNDGL; from the coding sequence ATGATGCTTTGCAGTACCAAGTTCAAGCGCAAGTTTCTACCCCGGGAGCTGGAGGTTCTGTTGAGAGTTCACCATCCGCACATCATTCGGATTCAGGCGATCGTTAAGTGTCACTCCAAAATATTCATTTTCATGCGTTATGCCGAGTTGGGCGATCTGCTGACGTTCGTGCTGGCGCACGGACCCATCGGAGAGAACCAGTCCCGTATCTGGAGCCGACAGATGGCCCTGGCTTTGCAGTACCTGCACGAAGCGGGAATAGCCCATCGGGACTTGAAGTGTGAAAACATTCTCATAACGACAAACTTCAATGTTAAATTAAGTGATTTCGGCTTTGCACGACATATTATGAAAGACGGGATGGTGACCCTGAGCAGTACGTTTTGTGGTTCGTTCGACTATGCTGCCCCGGAAATATTGAAGGGACAACCGTACGATGCGAGGGCTTCCGATATGTGGGCCTACGGTGTGCTGTTGTACGTGATGCTAAACAAATCAATGCCGTTCAAAGGAAAAACGAAGATGGTGTTCGAACAACAAATGGCAAGAAAGTGGCAGTTCCGATCGAGGGTGCGCCACAAGCTGTCCAGTCAGGTCAAGTCGTTGGTAGGAAATTTGCTGGAGCCAAATCCCATCATTCGATGGTCGGTGGCCGAGATTttaattagcgattggttcatgAATGTGCCCAAGCTTAGAGCGCTGAACATGGACGAGTTCGACGCTCTTGCGAAAGCTCGGTCATCGACTAGGAACTCTCGTGATATTCTGGATGTTCAGTCCAAGCTGAACGTGTCGGACAGCGATGTTATCACAACCATAAAGGAGACGGCCGGAGAAAGTGtcgaaatttttgaatcaaAACATTCACTGAAAACGTCGACAATACAGTTACTGGAAGGGGAATCTACCGATGGGTGCGCAAAGAAGGATGACCAGGAGGACGGGCAGTGTTCTTTGGAGGTTAGGAACGATGGCTTGTGA
- the LOC131436064 gene encoding testis-specific serine/threonine-protein kinase 3-like isoform X1, translating into MCSNVESVTERKTAQEHIRTLGYRFVARLGEGTFSKVYLTEYTNKQTNTVEKLACKLIDMMLCSTKFKRKFLPRELEVLLRVHHPHIIRIQAIVKCHSKIFIFMRYAELGDLLTFVLAHGPIGENQSRIWSRQMALALQYLHEAGIAHRDLKCENILITTNFNVKLSDFGFARHIMKDGMVTLSSTFCGSFDYAAPEILKGQPYDARASDMWAYGVLLYVMLNKSMPFKGKTKMVFEQQMARKWQFRSRVRHKLSSQVKSLVGNLLEPNPIIRWSVAEILISDWFMNVPKLRALNMDEFDALAKARSSTRNSRDILDVQSKLNVSDSDVITTIKETAGESVEIFESKHSLKTSTIQLLEGESTDGCAKKDDQEDGQCSLEVRNDGL; encoded by the exons ATGTGTTCGAACGTAGAATCCGTAACCGAAAGGAAAACAGCACAGGAACACATCCGAACGCTGGGATATCGGTTTGTCGCACGTCTCGGTGAAGGTACTTTTTCAAAG GTTTATCTTACGGAATACACCAACAAGCAAACCAATACGGTGGAGAAGTTGGCTTGCAAGCTAATCGATATGATGCTTTGCAGTACCAAGTTCAAGCGCAAGTTTCTACCCCGGGAGCTGGAGGTTCTGTTGAGAGTTCACCATCCGCACATCATTCGGATTCAGGCGATCGTTAAGTGTCACTCCAAAATATTCATTTTCATGCGTTATGCCGAGTTGGGCGATCTGCTGACGTTCGTGCTGGCGCACGGACCCATCGGAGAGAACCAGTCCCGTATCTGGAGCCGACAGATGGCCCTGGCTTTGCAGTACCTGCACGAAGCGGGAATAGCCCATCGGGACTTGAAGTGTGAAAACATTCTCATAACGACAAACTTCAATGTTAAATTAAGTGATTTCGGCTTTGCACGACATATTATGAAAGACGGGATGGTGACCCTGAGCAGTACGTTTTGTGGTTCGTTCGACTATGCTGCCCCGGAAATATTGAAGGGACAACCGTACGATGCGAGGGCTTCCGATATGTGGGCCTACGGTGTGCTGTTGTACGTGATGCTAAACAAATCAATGCCGTTCAAAGGAAAAACGAAGATGGTGTTCGAACAACAAATGGCAAGAAAGTGGCAGTTCCGATCGAGGGTGCGCCACAAGCTGTCCAGTCAGGTCAAGTCGTTGGTAGGAAATTTGCTGGAGCCAAATCCCATCATTCGATGGTCGGTGGCCGAGATTttaattagcgattggttcatgAATGTGCCCAAGCTTAGAGCGCTGAACATGGACGAGTTCGACGCTCTTGCGAAAGCTCGGTCATCGACTAGGAACTCTCGTGATATTCTGGATGTTCAGTCCAAGCTGAACGTGTCGGACAGCGATGTTATCACAACCATAAAGGAGACGGCCGGAGAAAGTGtcgaaatttttgaatcaaAACATTCACTGAAAACGTCGACAATACAGTTACTGGAAGGGGAATCTACCGATGGGTGCGCAAAGAAGGATGACCAGGAGGACGGGCAGTGTTCTTTGGAGGTTAGGAACGATGGCTTGTGA